Proteins from a single region of Syngnathus typhle isolate RoL2023-S1 ecotype Sweden linkage group LG10, RoL_Styp_1.0, whole genome shotgun sequence:
- the oxr1a gene encoding oxidation resistance protein 1a isoform X3, translated as MSFQRPKGTVEYSVESRDTLNSIALKFDTTPNELVQLNKLFSRAVVPGQVLYVPDPEYVSSVGSSPSLSPISPLSPTSSEADLEKVTDSDGPSRPEAVLPPVFSALRQSRVVSSTSEEEEALTEKFLKINCKYITDGKGSVSGVLLVTPNNIMFDPHRMDPLVQAHGCEEYGIMCPLEEVQSAAIFKEITDPKIRETVPDDLEPLPSERHPSQQKDPEQQQKEPGAGDSGSTAPRSTEGSISEDVFTESELSPIREEEQASSEDVCLDKSSCASVESVQTVTQEEPNSSQGPASTRSSVSHPEEPPATVVDNPPDTATEKNIQSPLGSKQHSEEKPPSTPTTSTTSQAPLRPNSSSSSTSFPGSQTSATPLATDTLSVTASLLGDANEGTEVSKTDSMQQGTLEKDHVEQGQKGNTQNTQGSAQRRKSHSHKFLCLRVGKPMKKTFVSNASASMQQYAQQGKKHEYWFAVPQERSDHLYVFFMQWSPDMYGEGVRGMGQEPGFMVVKKHEVSESAADEPITDLNVKEWEVVSMTEYRRRIDALNSEDLRSLCKRLQITTKEEVNSKHDASIKTELEPETFKPNLREPSDLLEADQIEKLARNLPPRTIGYPWTLAFGTSKHGMSIKTLYRTMQGQDTPVLMVIKDSDGQVFGALASEPFKVSDGFYGTGETFLFTFNPEFEVYKWTGDNMFFIKGDMDSLAFGGGSGEFGLWLDGDLYHGRSHSCKTFGNPMLSKKEDFYVQDIEIWAFE; from the exons ATGTCGTTCCAGAGACCCAAAGGCACCGTCGAATATTCT GTGGAATCACGGGACACATTGAACAGCATTGCACTCAAGTTTGACACCACACCCAACGAGTTGGTTCAGCTCAACAAGCTGTTCTCCCGGGCAGTTGTGCCTGGCCAG GTATTGTATGTTCCTGATCCTGAGTACGTCTCCAGTGTTGGAAGCTCCCCTTCCCTCAGTCCCATCAGCCCTCTGTCCCCCACCTCCTCAGAAGCTGATTTAGAGAAGGTGACG GATTCAGATGGGCCCTCCAGACCAGAGGCTGTTCTCCCCCCAGTGTTTTCCGCTCTACGTCAATCCAGAGTGGTGTCATCCACCTCCGAGGAGGAAGAGGCCCTTACAGAAAAGTTCCTTAAGATCAACTGCAAGTACATAACTGATGGAAAG gGTTCAGTAAGTGGCGTATTGCTCGTGACACCCAACAACATCATGTTTGATCCACACCGGATGGACCCTCTGGTTCAGGCCCATGGGTGTGAGGAGTATGGCATCATGTGTCCTCTGGAAGAGGTCCAATCTGCTGCCATCTTTAAAGAGATCACTGACCCCAAGATCAGAGAGACTGTGCCAGA TGACTTAGAGCCTCTGCCATCTGAACGACATCCTTCCCAGCAGAAGGACCCAGAACAGCAACAGAAGGAGCCCGGAGCCGGTGACAGTGGCAGCACTGCCCCACGCAGCACAGAGGGTTCAATTTCAGAAGACGTCTTCACGGAGTCTGAGCTGTCCCCCATCAGGGAGGAAGAGCAAGCGTCTAGCGAGGATGTCTGTCTGGACAAGTCTTCTTGCGCCTCTGTAGAGTCTGTGCAGACCGTGACCCAGGAAGAGCCCAATAGCTCACAAGGCCCGGCCAGTACCCGCAGCTCAGTCAGCCATCCTGAAGAGCCTCCAGCCACAGTAGTGGACAATCCTCCAGACACTGCCACAGAAAAGAATATTCAGTCCCCATTGGGATCCAAGCAGCACAGTGAAGAGAAGCCACCAAGCACACCCACTACCAGCACCACTAGCCAGGCTCCCCTTCGccccaacagcagcagcagcagcacctctTTTCCAGGGTCTCAAACATCAGCCACCCCACTTGCCACAGACACCCTTTCTGTCACAGCCAGTCTACTTGGGGATGCCAACGAGGGGACTGAAGTCTCCAAAACTGACTCTATGCAACAAGGGACATTGGAGAAGGATCATGTAGAACAAGGGCAAAAGGGAAACACACAGAACACCCAGG GATCTGcacagaggaggaagagccacTCACACAAGTTCCTATGTCTGCGGGTGGGGAAGCCAATGAAAAAGACCTTTGTTTCCAATGCCAGCGCATCCATGCAGCAGTATGCCCAACAGGGCAAGAAGCACGAGTACTGGTTTGCCGTGCCGCAGGAGAG GTCAGACCACCTTTATGTGTTCTTCATGCAGTGGAGCCCAGATATGTATGGTGAGGGTGTCCGAGGGATGGGACAAGAACCCGGATTTATGGTTGTCAAGAAGCACGAGGTCTCAGAAAGTGCTGCGGACGAGCCCATCACTGACCTCAACGTCAAAGAATGGGAG GTAGTGTCTATGACGGAGTACCGCCGTCGCATCGACGCTCTAAACAGCGAAGATCTGCGCTCACTCTGCAAAAGACTTCAG ATCACTACCAAAGAGGAGGTGAACTCCAAGCATGACGCGTCCATCAAAACGGAACTGGAGCCCGAAACGTTCAAACCAAACCTCAGAGAGCCAAGCGATCTCCTGGAGGCTGATCAAATTGAGAAG CTTGCAAGGAATTTGCCACCACGCACCATCGGTTACCCGTGGACGCTTGCCTTTGGCACATCCAAACATGGCATGAGCATCAAGACGTTGTACAGAACCATGCAGGGCCAGGACACCCCGGTGCTCATGGTCATTAAGGATAGTGACGGACAG GTTTTTGGTGCCCTCGCGTCGGAGCCCTTCAAAGTCAGCGATGGCTTTTATGGCACAGGAGAGACCTTCCTCTTCACCTTCAATCCAGAGTTTGAG